A DNA window from Haliovirga abyssi contains the following coding sequences:
- a CDS encoding ABC transporter ATP-binding protein, protein MIVEYRNINLSFKEIEIFKNFNLKIENGEKILLKGKSGSGKTSLGNFLLGFTQPNSGEIYFQNELLNEKTIWKIRQKIAYVSQDVDLDEKKVMKIIAETFEFSGNKDKKLNKKMLKNLLKKFRLEDIILEKNVSKLSGGERQRVGIILSILLDRDIFVLDEATASLDKELKAIVANYFSEINKTVISISHDKEWEDTNKYKVINIGDDKDGQ, encoded by the coding sequence ATGATAGTAGAATATAGGAATATAAATTTGAGTTTTAAAGAAATAGAAATTTTCAAAAATTTTAATTTAAAAATAGAAAATGGGGAGAAAATTTTATTAAAAGGAAAATCTGGTTCTGGAAAAACATCTTTAGGAAATTTTTTACTTGGATTTACTCAGCCGAATAGTGGAGAAATCTATTTTCAAAATGAATTGTTAAATGAAAAAACAATTTGGAAAATTAGACAAAAAATAGCTTATGTCAGTCAAGATGTAGATTTAGATGAGAAAAAAGTGATGAAAATAATAGCAGAAACTTTTGAATTTTCTGGAAATAAAGATAAAAAATTAAATAAAAAGATGTTAAAAAATTTATTAAAAAAATTTCGTTTAGAAGATATAATATTAGAAAAAAATGTGTCAAAATTATCAGGAGGAGAAAGACAAAGAGTAGGTATAATTTTATCAATATTATTAGATAGAGATATATTTGTTTTAGATGAAGCAACTGCGTCTCTTGATAAAGAGTTAAAAGCTATTGTAGCAAACTATTTTTCAGAGATAAATAAAACAGTAATCTCAATTTCCCATGATAAAGAGTGGGAAGATACAAATAAATATAAAGTCATAAATATAGGAGATGATAAAGATGGCCAATGA
- a CDS encoding response regulator, whose translation MSKNILIVDDEVDVVEVIEMLLKNQGYNVITAHNGIEALERIEKKIPDLVILDIMMPQMDGLEACKKMRENEKMENVPIVMFSAKLSAVDKKEAFEVGADGFITKPFNARGFIAGIRTYLELGHM comes from the coding sequence ATGTCAAAAAATATATTAATAGTTGATGATGAAGTTGATGTTGTAGAGGTAATTGAAATGTTATTAAAGAATCAAGGATATAATGTTATAACTGCACATAATGGAATTGAGGCATTAGAAAGAATAGAAAAAAAAATTCCAGATTTAGTTATATTAGATATAATGATGCCGCAAATGGATGGGCTAGAAGCGTGTAAAAAAATGAGAGAAAATGAGAAAATGGAGAATGTTCCTATTGTTATGTTTTCTGCAAAATTATCAGCAGTTGATAAAAAAGAAGCATTTGAAGTGGGAGCAGATGGTTTTATTACAAAACCGTTTAATGCAAGAGGATTTATTGCAGGAATAAGAACCTATTTAGAATTAGGTCATATGTGA
- the rho gene encoding transcription termination factor Rho, with protein sequence MDFNELKYEDVVNYKLKELQKLGKELGIEKAYKLNKEDAMLKVIEALGEKKGELVGHGVLDVLPDGYGFLRNSSLGNDIYVSASQVKKFSLRLGDIVAGECRKPVSDESNFAILKIFTINGIDLEKAKNRPKFEDLIPSYPDKLLKLTSSKDKENIPGRIIELISPIGLGQRGIIVAPPKAGKTVLISSLANGIIENNPNVEVWILLIDERPEEVTDIKENVQGAEVFASTFDEEPRNHVKVTEAILEKAKRLVEDGKDVVILMDSLTRLARAYNIIIPSSGKLISGGIDPGALYFPKNFFGAARNIKNGGSLTILATALIDTGSKMDDVIYEEFKGTGNMEVHLDRNLSELRIFPAIDIKRSGTRKEELLLSEAELMVIWRMRRFLSKYSSAEATKRLIDLLKKTDNNASVLNHFLKGGDFNGDQSK encoded by the coding sequence ATGGATTTTAATGAGTTGAAATATGAGGACGTTGTAAATTATAAATTAAAAGAGTTACAAAAATTAGGAAAAGAGTTAGGTATAGAAAAAGCATATAAATTAAATAAAGAAGATGCAATGCTAAAAGTAATTGAAGCTCTAGGAGAAAAAAAAGGAGAGCTTGTTGGTCATGGAGTTTTAGATGTATTACCAGATGGATATGGATTTTTAAGAAACAGCAGTCTTGGAAATGATATTTATGTATCTGCCTCTCAAGTGAAAAAGTTTTCTCTTAGATTAGGAGATATTGTAGCTGGAGAATGTAGAAAGCCAGTAAGTGATGAAAGTAATTTTGCAATATTAAAAATATTTACTATAAATGGGATTGATTTAGAAAAAGCTAAAAATAGACCTAAATTTGAAGATTTGATTCCATCTTATCCAGATAAATTATTAAAATTAACATCATCTAAAGATAAAGAAAATATACCTGGTAGAATAATAGAATTAATCTCTCCAATTGGATTAGGACAAAGAGGGATAATAGTGGCACCGCCAAAAGCAGGAAAAACAGTATTAATAAGTAGTTTGGCAAATGGTATTATTGAAAATAATCCTAATGTAGAAGTTTGGATATTGTTGATAGATGAAAGGCCAGAAGAGGTAACTGATATAAAAGAAAATGTGCAGGGAGCAGAAGTTTTTGCTTCAACATTTGATGAAGAGCCTAGAAATCACGTTAAAGTTACAGAAGCTATATTAGAAAAAGCAAAACGTCTTGTGGAAGATGGTAAAGATGTAGTAATATTAATGGATAGTTTAACTCGTCTTGCTAGAGCATATAACATAATTATACCATCAAGTGGGAAACTTATATCTGGAGGTATTGATCCAGGAGCTTTATATTTTCCAAAGAATTTTTTTGGTGCAGCAAGAAATATAAAAAATGGTGGAAGTTTAACAATATTAGCGACAGCTTTAATTGATACTGGAAGTAAAATGGATGATGTAATTTATGAAGAGTTTAAGGGTACTGGTAATATGGAAGTACATTTAGATAGAAATTTATCAGAACTTAGAATATTTCCAGCAATTGACATTAAACGTTCTGGAACTAGAAAGGAAGAACTGTTATTAAGTGAAGCTGAATTAATGGTAATATGGAGAATGAGAAGATTTTTAAGCAAATATTCATCAGCGGAAGCTACAAAACGATTAATAGATTTATTGAAAAAAACAGATAATAATGCTTCAGTTTTAAATCATTTTTTGAAGGGCGGAGATTTTAATGGCGACCAATCTAAGTAA
- a CDS encoding ABC transporter permease — MANDISILSLFLAALMFLIPIGFSFYFKLFMTKDIIISGIRMFVQLFLVGVFLKYIFQLDNFMLNILWLFLMLIVAAFSILSNIEFNKKLFLPPIIASLFLVVAFVGIYFNYFIIGLKDIFQAKYFIPIGGMLLGNSLKGNIIGLDNFYKNISKQEKKYFYKLSLGATRYEALLPFIRKSIKISSKPTLATMATIGIVSLPGMMTGQILSGESPMNAIKYQIAITIAILVTRMLGIVLTLLFTIPIAFDEYGVLKKDVFGN; from the coding sequence ATGGCCAATGATATATCAATTCTTTCATTATTTTTAGCTGCGTTAATGTTCCTTATACCTATTGGATTTAGCTTTTATTTTAAGCTATTTATGACAAAAGATATTATTATTTCTGGAATAAGAATGTTTGTTCAACTGTTTTTAGTTGGTGTTTTTTTGAAATATATATTTCAATTAGATAATTTTATGTTAAATATTTTATGGCTATTTTTAATGCTAATAGTGGCTGCATTTTCAATATTAAGTAATATAGAATTTAATAAAAAATTATTTTTACCACCAATTATAGCTTCTCTGTTTTTAGTGGTAGCATTTGTAGGAATATATTTCAATTATTTTATTATAGGATTAAAAGATATTTTTCAAGCAAAGTATTTTATACCAATAGGTGGAATGCTATTAGGAAATTCTTTAAAAGGAAATATAATAGGATTAGATAATTTTTATAAAAATATATCAAAGCAAGAAAAAAAATATTTTTATAAATTATCATTAGGTGCTACAAGATATGAGGCACTTTTACCATTTATTAGAAAAAGTATAAAGATATCATCTAAGCCAACACTTGCAACGATGGCAACTATTGGAATAGTATCTTTGCCAGGTATGATGACTGGTCAAATATTAAGTGGAGAAAGCCCTATGAATGCTATAAAATATCAAATAGCAATAACAATAGCGATATTAGTAACAAGAATGTTAGGAATAGTATTAACTTTATTATTTACAATACCAATAGCTTTTGATGAATATGGTGTATTGAAAAAAGATGTGTTTGGAAATTAA
- the purU gene encoding formyltetrahydrofolate deformylase, producing MEEKSIVLIECTDKKGLVNKVTSVIFGLGLNIVSNNQFVDEESNHFFMRTEIVGKVSKDILVDKIKENLPDDAMIKVIESKPKRIVIMGTKEHHCFSDIIIRSEYKEINADIVGAIGNYDELRGLAEKFDIPYSFITHNEKTKEEHEDEIIKKIEEYNPDYIVLAKYMRILTPKFVEKYEHKIINIHHSFLPAFIGANPYRQAYNRGVKIIGATAHFVTNDLDDGPIIAQEVLKIDHTYSAKEMRNAGRDAERAAFSKALKLVFEDRVFINKNRTVIFE from the coding sequence ATGGAAGAAAAAAGTATTGTATTGATAGAATGTACCGATAAAAAAGGTCTAGTAAATAAAGTAACATCTGTAATATTTGGGCTTGGATTAAATATTGTTAGTAATAATCAATTTGTAGATGAAGAATCAAATCATTTTTTTATGAGAACTGAAATTGTAGGAAAAGTCTCAAAAGATATATTAGTTGATAAAATAAAAGAAAATTTACCAGATGATGCTATGATAAAAGTAATAGAATCAAAACCTAAAAGAATAGTTATAATGGGAACAAAAGAGCATCACTGTTTTTCTGATATAATAATTAGAAGTGAATACAAAGAGATAAATGCAGATATAGTAGGGGCGATAGGGAATTATGATGAATTAAGAGGATTGGCAGAAAAATTTGATATACCATATAGCTTTATTACTCATAATGAAAAAACAAAAGAGGAACACGAAGATGAAATAATAAAAAAAATTGAAGAATATAATCCTGATTATATAGTTTTGGCAAAGTATATGAGGATATTAACGCCTAAATTTGTAGAAAAATATGAACATAAAATAATAAATATACATCATTCATTCTTACCAGCATTTATTGGAGCGAATCCATATAGACAGGCATATAATAGAGGGGTAAAAATAATAGGAGCTACAGCACATTTTGTAACAAACGATCTTGATGACGGGCCTATTATAGCTCAAGAAGTTTTAAAGATAGATCATACTTATAGTGCAAAAGAGATGAGAAATGCAGGAAGAGATGCAGAAAGAGCAGCTTTTTCAAAAGCATTAAAATTAGTTTTTGAAGATAGAGTGTTTATAAATAAAAATAGAACCGTTATATTTGAATAG
- the dapA gene encoding 4-hydroxy-tetrahydrodipicolinate synthase yields the protein MFKGSYVALVTPFKKDGTIDENKVRELVNYHIENGTSGISPCGTTGESPTLTYEEHKKMIKIVVEEAKGRIHILAGAGSNSTREAIEFTKFAKEVGADSVLSVCPYYNKPTQEGIYAHYEAISKEVDIPIVVYNVPGRSGVNILPETIAKLAELKNIKGVKEAGGSVDQVCEIIDLCGDKIDVLSGDDALTLPMLSVGAKGVVSVTANFMAKEVSDMIKYFENGEIKKAQELHKKLFRVHKTMFIETNPVPVKATMEMLGKISGDVRLPLVRLKDKNKEILTKVLKNVEII from the coding sequence ATGTTTAAAGGATCATATGTAGCATTAGTAACACCATTTAAAAAAGATGGTACGATTGATGAAAATAAGGTAAGAGAATTAGTTAATTATCATATAGAGAATGGAACTTCTGGAATTTCACCTTGTGGGACAACAGGAGAATCTCCAACTTTAACTTATGAAGAACATAAGAAAATGATAAAAATTGTAGTAGAAGAAGCAAAAGGAAGAATACATATATTAGCTGGAGCAGGGTCTAATTCTACAAGAGAGGCAATAGAATTTACAAAGTTTGCAAAAGAAGTTGGAGCTGATTCTGTTTTGAGTGTTTGTCCATATTATAATAAACCAACTCAAGAAGGAATTTATGCACATTATGAAGCTATTTCAAAAGAGGTAGACATTCCAATAGTTGTTTATAATGTACCAGGAAGAAGTGGAGTTAATATTTTACCTGAAACAATTGCGAAATTAGCAGAATTAAAAAATATAAAAGGTGTAAAAGAAGCTGGTGGAAGTGTAGATCAAGTATGTGAGATAATTGATTTATGTGGAGATAAAATAGATGTATTATCAGGCGATGATGCTTTAACTTTACCAATGTTAAGTGTAGGAGCAAAAGGTGTAGTATCAGTAACAGCAAATTTTATGGCAAAAGAAGTTAGTGATATGATAAAATATTTTGAAAATGGAGAGATAAAAAAAGCACAAGAATTGCATAAAAAATTATTTAGAGTACATAAGACTATGTTTATAGAGACAAATCCTGTGCCTGTAAAGGCTACAATGGAAATGTTAGGAAAAATATCAGGAGACGTAAGATTGCCACTTGTTAGATTAAAAGACAAAAACAAAGAAATTCTAACAAAAGTATTAAAAAATGTTGAAATAATATAA
- a CDS encoding STAS domain-containing protein: MTERKEDQYLYGEIDGKGFIKFVGNATMKNSKTLEDLFEKLFKSDKKEIVLDFEECNYMDSTMLGLIAKTAIKFKKSWGLAIYALNTPNIILTSLKSTGVNKLMEFIEDENLKVVEVKKLETKDYDNKEEKTKHILEAHKTLMGLSDENKEVFKNVVNLLEGELNK; this comes from the coding sequence ATGACAGAAAGAAAAGAAGATCAATACTTATATGGTGAAATAGATGGAAAAGGATTTATAAAATTTGTAGGGAATGCTACTATGAAAAATAGTAAGACATTAGAAGATTTATTTGAAAAATTATTTAAATCAGATAAAAAAGAAATTGTACTAGATTTTGAAGAATGCAATTATATGGATAGCACAATGTTAGGGTTAATTGCTAAAACTGCTATTAAATTTAAAAAAAGTTGGGGATTAGCGATTTATGCTTTGAATACTCCAAATATAATATTAACAAGTTTAAAATCTACAGGTGTAAATAAACTTATGGAATTTATAGAGGATGAAAATTTAAAAGTTGTAGAAGTAAAAAAATTGGAAACAAAAGATTATGATAATAAAGAAGAAAAAACAAAACATATTTTAGAAGCGCATAAAACATTAATGGGATTAAGTGATGAAAATAAAGAAGTATTTAAAAATGTAGTCAATCTGTTAGAAGGAGAATTAAATAAATAA
- a CDS encoding peptidoglycan DD-metalloendopeptidase family protein yields MATNLSKRKIIKIFVYIMLFFSTVFILTIVKGNYQESGNGTDAITKGDISKINSENAGIQIIDYQYYTFEKDYSDVVNNLETDKKENENKKLKEIYYTVKRGDTLHGISQAVGQDMNIIVANNPKVKNGKIYAGQKLKILNKDGIYYTVKSRDTLGKISNKYKVKLASILEANNLNDTQIKKGEKIFIPNPNLDFVIKANRTRYAKKTFSNRTKFGWPVRYRGVTSPFGNRYHPVLKRYIFHTGVDLRARTGTALYSALDGKVTYSGWMSGYGRIVIIKHSKGYSTRYAHLSKSYVKVGQYVKKGQQIGKTGKTGRVTGPHLHFEIRKYGKPLNPMRFLKR; encoded by the coding sequence ATGGCGACCAATCTAAGTAAACGGAAAATTATTAAAATATTTGTTTATATAATGTTATTTTTTTCAACTGTGTTTATACTAACAATAGTTAAAGGGAATTATCAAGAGAGTGGGAATGGAACAGATGCAATAACAAAAGGAGATATTTCTAAGATAAATAGTGAAAATGCAGGAATACAAATAATAGATTATCAATATTATACTTTTGAAAAAGATTATTCTGATGTAGTGAATAATTTAGAAACAGATAAAAAAGAAAATGAAAATAAGAAGCTTAAAGAGATATATTACACTGTAAAGCGTGGGGATACTTTGCATGGAATATCTCAAGCAGTTGGTCAAGACATGAATATAATTGTAGCAAATAATCCAAAAGTTAAAAATGGAAAAATTTATGCTGGGCAAAAGTTGAAGATATTAAATAAAGATGGAATATATTATACAGTAAAATCAAGAGATACTTTAGGAAAAATTTCAAATAAATATAAAGTTAAATTAGCAAGTATATTAGAGGCAAATAATTTAAACGATACTCAAATAAAAAAAGGTGAAAAAATATTTATACCTAATCCAAATTTAGATTTTGTTATAAAAGCTAATAGAACTAGATATGCTAAAAAAACATTTAGTAATAGAACAAAATTTGGTTGGCCAGTAAGGTATAGAGGAGTAACGAGCCCATTTGGGAATAGATATCACCCTGTATTAAAAAGATATATATTTCATACAGGTGTTGATTTGAGAGCTAGAACAGGAACAGCATTGTATTCTGCTTTGGATGGGAAAGTTACATATTCAGGTTGGATGTCAGGCTATGGGAGAATTGTTATAATTAAACATAGTAAAGGGTATTCTACAAGATATGCTCATTTAAGTAAGTCTTACGTGAAAGTTGGACAATATGTAAAAAAAGGGCAACAAATAGGAAAAACAGGAAAAACAGGTAGAGTTACAGGACCACATTTACATTTTGAAATTAGAAAGTATGGAAAACCATTAAATCCAATGCGATTTTTAAAAAGGTAG
- a CDS encoding LL-diaminopimelate aminotransferase, protein MDNYIQNLFAERIGGKNFGKDTVIYKFEKIKRAKREAIKKYPNMELIDMGVGEPDWMAEPEVIETLYSEAKKWENRGYTDNGVEEFKIAASNYMKKIFRVKELDPEKEVNHGIGSKPILALLPLAFINPGDITIMTVPGYPVLGTTTKSVGGEVVNLPLLEENNFLPDLDSLTEDQKKRAKLLYLNYPNNPTGAIATEEFYKKVIKFAKENDIIVISDEAYAALVFDGEKPLSFLSVDGAKEVGVAIQSLSKAYNMTGWRMAFIAGNELAVKGFATVKDNNDSGQFAAIQKAGIYCLNHPEITEKTVEKYSRRHGLLAKALQEVGFKTKKPKGTFYLYLKSPKGTKAGVKFNNAEEFSQYLIKEKLISTVPWDDAGNYVRFSVTFVAKDEKDEERVIEEIKKRLSTDEYIF, encoded by the coding sequence ATGGATAATTATATACAAAATCTATTTGCAGAGAGAATAGGTGGCAAAAATTTTGGAAAAGATACTGTAATTTATAAATTTGAAAAAATAAAAAGAGCTAAAAGAGAAGCAATAAAAAAATATCCTAATATGGAATTAATAGATATGGGTGTTGGTGAACCAGATTGGATGGCAGAGCCAGAAGTAATTGAAACTTTATATAGTGAAGCCAAGAAGTGGGAGAATAGAGGATATACAGATAATGGAGTTGAAGAATTTAAAATAGCTGCATCTAATTATATGAAAAAAATATTTAGAGTAAAAGAATTAGATCCTGAAAAAGAAGTAAATCATGGTATTGGGAGTAAACCTATATTAGCATTGTTGCCATTAGCATTTATTAATCCTGGTGATATAACAATAATGACTGTTCCAGGTTATCCAGTATTAGGAACAACTACAAAATCAGTTGGTGGAGAAGTTGTAAATCTTCCTTTATTAGAAGAAAATAATTTTTTACCTGATTTAGATAGTTTAACAGAAGATCAAAAGAAAAGAGCAAAATTATTATATTTGAATTATCCTAATAATCCAACAGGAGCTATAGCAACAGAAGAATTTTATAAAAAAGTTATAAAATTTGCAAAAGAAAATGATATTATAGTTATATCGGATGAAGCATATGCAGCACTTGTTTTTGATGGTGAAAAACCATTATCATTTTTAAGTGTAGATGGTGCAAAAGAGGTTGGAGTAGCTATACAATCATTGTCGAAAGCTTATAATATGACTGGATGGAGAATGGCTTTTATTGCTGGGAATGAACTTGCAGTAAAGGGGTTTGCAACAGTTAAAGATAATAATGATTCTGGGCAATTTGCAGCAATTCAAAAAGCTGGAATATATTGCTTAAATCATCCTGAAATTACAGAAAAAACTGTTGAAAAATATTCAAGAAGACATGGCTTATTAGCTAAAGCGTTACAAGAAGTTGGATTTAAAACAAAGAAACCAAAAGGAACATTTTATTTATATTTAAAGTCTCCAAAGGGAACAAAAGCAGGGGTAAAATTTAATAATGCAGAAGAATTTTCGCAATATTTAATAAAAGAAAAGTTAATTTCTACTGTACCTTGGGATGATGCAGGAAACTATGTAAGATTTTCAGTTACTTTTGTAGCAAAAGATGAAAAAGATGAAGAAAGAGTAATAGAAGAGATTAAAAAAAGATTATCAACAGATGAATATATATTTTAA
- the lysA gene encoding diaminopimelate decarboxylase: MAVLHGTMKVKDNGHLLIGGVDVVEVARESEFPVYVLDEELLRKNMREYRKTFEKYYPNSMVHYASKALMTLAMCKIVESEGLGIDVVSGGELYTAIKAGFPMDKVVMHGNNKSVNEIKMGIENGVKIVIDNFYEIELVDKITKELNKSVDVLLRIKPGIHADTHHYVSTGHEDSKFGFIIKEDTAKKAIKQVVEKELINFKGIHMHIGSQIFNVTGYEKSIEIMADFIKELKEENIIVKEFDLGGGLGVIYTQEDDPMSITDFVKLLIEYVKREFEKRELELPKLMVEPGRSIVGEAGTTVYQVGSITEVPGIRKYIAINGGMGDNIRPALYGSKYDAVIANRMNGKEEELVTVAGKCCETGDIILKDIKLNEPKSGDVLAVFTTGAYNYTMASNYNRLPIPGVMLVNNGQKEWIVKPQSYEDILRNDIIPERLK, encoded by the coding sequence ATGGCAGTTTTACACGGGACTATGAAAGTAAAGGATAATGGGCACCTATTAATTGGAGGAGTAGATGTAGTTGAAGTAGCTAGAGAAAGCGAATTTCCAGTTTATGTTTTAGATGAAGAATTATTAAGAAAAAATATGAGAGAATATAGAAAAACATTTGAAAAATATTATCCAAATAGTATGGTGCATTATGCTTCAAAAGCGTTAATGACATTAGCTATGTGCAAAATAGTAGAAAGTGAAGGACTTGGAATTGATGTAGTGTCTGGTGGAGAGCTTTATACAGCAATAAAAGCAGGGTTTCCAATGGATAAAGTAGTAATGCATGGGAATAATAAATCAGTTAATGAGATAAAAATGGGAATTGAAAATGGAGTAAAAATAGTAATAGATAATTTTTATGAAATAGAATTAGTAGATAAAATTACAAAAGAATTAAATAAATCAGTAGATGTATTACTTAGAATAAAACCTGGAATTCATGCGGATACTCACCATTATGTGAGTACTGGTCATGAAGATTCAAAATTTGGATTTATAATAAAAGAAGATACAGCTAAAAAAGCTATAAAACAAGTTGTTGAAAAAGAATTGATAAATTTTAAAGGTATTCATATGCATATTGGATCTCAAATATTTAACGTTACAGGTTATGAAAAATCAATAGAAATAATGGCTGATTTTATAAAAGAGTTAAAAGAGGAAAATATAATAGTAAAAGAATTTGACTTAGGAGGAGGTCTTGGTGTAATATATACACAAGAAGATGATCCTATGTCAATAACTGATTTTGTAAAATTATTAATAGAATATGTAAAAAGAGAGTTTGAAAAAAGAGAATTGGAATTACCCAAATTAATGGTTGAACCAGGAAGATCAATAGTTGGAGAAGCAGGGACTACAGTTTATCAAGTAGGTTCTATTACAGAAGTTCCTGGGATTAGAAAATATATAGCTATAAATGGTGGAATGGGAGATAATATAAGACCTGCACTTTATGGATCAAAATATGATGCAGTTATTGCAAATAGAATGAATGGAAAAGAAGAGGAATTAGTAACTGTAGCTGGGAAATGTTGTGAAACAGGAGATATAATTTTAAAAGATATAAAATTAAATGAACCAAAATCTGGAGATGTATTAGCAGTGTTTACAACTGGAGCATATAATTATACAATGGCTAGTAATTATAATAGATTGCCAATACCAGGAGTAATGTTAGTAAATAATGGGCAAAAAGAATGGATAGTTAAGCCACAATCATATGAAGATATTTTGAGAAATGATATTATTCCTGAAAGACTAAAATGA
- a CDS encoding tetratricopeptide repeat protein has translation MKKLKKIIIIFLFFSSVIYAEDITVDDYLNLGDAYYKENNLKEAKDLYDRALEIDSSNITVVMKILKIYETNKKYDDELKFLENFLSNNVDKNNSEIYFKIADIYNNYKKNKKKAYEYYEKFLNSSGSNNSERIFYIGDVYFKDFLYEKAMNTFLLDKTGNYKNEFGAAITLRFLGYYKKSILYYKKVIKQKPNFLEAYLGIGISYQLNSDFDNAIKYFLKYISEKKDEQVYIELVKLYMIKKNDKKAKTIGQEGLNFFPNSKELRDLMLTIYSN, from the coding sequence ATGAAAAAATTAAAAAAAATTATTATTATATTTCTTTTTTTTAGTTCTGTAATTTATGCAGAAGATATTACAGTAGATGATTATTTAAATTTAGGAGATGCATATTATAAAGAAAATAATTTAAAAGAAGCTAAAGATTTATATGATAGAGCTTTAGAAATAGATAGCAGTAATATTACAGTTGTAATGAAGATTTTAAAAATTTATGAAACTAATAAAAAGTATGATGATGAATTAAAGTTTTTAGAGAATTTTTTAAGTAATAATGTAGATAAAAATAATTCAGAAATATATTTTAAGATAGCTGATATTTACAATAATTATAAAAAAAATAAAAAAAAAGCATATGAATATTATGAAAAATTTTTAAATAGTAGTGGTTCTAATAATTCAGAAAGAATTTTTTATATTGGAGATGTATATTTCAAAGATTTTTTATATGAAAAAGCCATGAATACATTTTTATTGGATAAAACTGGTAATTATAAAAATGAATTTGGAGCAGCAATAACATTGAGATTTTTAGGATATTATAAAAAATCGATATTATATTATAAAAAAGTTATAAAACAAAAGCCAAATTTTTTAGAGGCATATTTAGGGATTGGAATAAGTTATCAATTAAATAGTGATTTTGATAATGCTATTAAATATTTTTTGAAATATATAAGTGAAAAAAAAGATGAACAAGTATATATAGAATTAGTAAAATTATATATGATAAAGAAAAATGATAAGAAGGCAAAAACAATTGGACAAGAAGGGTTAAATTTTTTTCCTAATTCGAAAGAATTACGAGATTTAATGTTGACAATTTATTCTAATTAA
- the hslO gene encoding Hsp33 family molecular chaperone HslO has product MGYLIRGITKNKNARFFCVDSKNIVEEAQKIHKCSATTIAAFGRVLTAGVIMGSDLKGEKDLLTIKITGDGALKQIIVTANSKGYVKGYVSNPYADLPLNENGKLDVGGIIGRGNLQIIKDMGLKEPYVGISNLVSGEIGEDLANYFFYSEQVPSVVGVGVLVDKDLSIKRAGGFIIQLLPEADEEFINRLEEKIKTIKSVTEMLESNMSPEDIINSIFENVEDIEILDKKEVKYNCDCDKDRFYRGLITLDKNEIKEMLETDKEIKAKCHFCHKEYIFTEEDFKEFLEN; this is encoded by the coding sequence ATGGGATATTTAATAAGAGGAATAACAAAAAATAAAAATGCTAGATTTTTTTGCGTAGATTCAAAAAATATAGTAGAAGAAGCACAAAAAATACATAAATGTAGTGCCACAACAATAGCTGCTTTTGGAAGAGTATTGACAGCAGGAGTAATAATGGGAAGTGACTTAAAAGGAGAAAAAGATTTATTAACAATTAAAATAACTGGAGATGGAGCATTAAAACAAATAATTGTAACAGCAAATAGCAAAGGATATGTAAAAGGATATGTGTCTAATCCATATGCCGATTTACCATTAAATGAAAATGGGAAATTGGATGTTGGTGGGATAATAGGAAGAGGTAATTTACAAATAATAAAGGATATGGGGCTAAAGGAACCATATGTTGGGATTAGTAATCTCGTGAGTGGCGAGATTGGGGAAGATTTAGCAAATTATTTTTTCTATTCTGAGCAAGTTCCGTCAGTAGTTGGAGTAGGAGTTCTTGTAGATAAAGATTTATCAATTAAAAGAGCAGGTGGTTTTATAATTCAGCTTTTACCTGAAGCAGATGAAGAATTTATAAACAGATTAGAAGAAAAAATTAAAACTATAAAATCTGTGACAGAAATGTTAGAATCGAATATGTCTCCAGAAGATATTATAAATTCAATATTTGAAAATGTTGAGGATATAGAAATATTGGATAAAAAAGAGGTGAAATATAATTGTGACTGTGATAAAGATAGATTTTATAGAGGGCTTATAACTTTAGATAAAAACGAAATAAAAGAGATGTTAGAAACAGATAAAGAGATAAAAGCTAAATGCCATTTTTGTCACAAAGAGTATATTTTTACAGAAGAAGATTTTAAGGAGTTTTTAGAAAATTAG